A single Bacillota bacterium DNA region contains:
- a CDS encoding creatininase family protein, whose protein sequence is MGRWQLPPDGGHMDKADGIYFQNMTGKQVAERLTKDDIIIIPIGSTEYHGANACYGEDTFLVTRMAELVAQRTGCTVCQPLWFGSHPYPHLGMPGTVVVPEDVFVGMIRAVIAGLWNAGFRKQILLNGHGQEYVIPNALHQFAKRYQVPAILVNVNWPTVIPNYLKDKQHGGPFETPFRHADEAETSYSLALFPEMIRQEDAVDTTPRGFMPPEHTDVGGDIMHRPIPGHCQVGFGGIEVIMYPEGVIGRPTLADAEKARPGLETLLDYLVKLHDDILAKFPPGVLPPAELVTQRPKEEVEALLKGPFNGGRHLYTVGWPT, encoded by the coding sequence GTGGGGAGATGGCAACTACCCCCTGACGGGGGCCACATGGACAAGGCGGACGGCATCTACTTCCAGAACATGACGGGCAAGCAAGTCGCCGAAAGACTTACAAAGGACGACATCATCATCATACCTATCGGCAGCACCGAGTACCACGGCGCCAACGCCTGTTACGGAGAGGACACTTTCCTGGTCACCCGTATGGCGGAGCTTGTGGCGCAGAGAACGGGGTGCACGGTCTGCCAGCCTCTCTGGTTTGGGTCGCATCCCTACCCTCATCTTGGAATGCCTGGGACCGTTGTGGTTCCCGAGGATGTATTCGTGGGGATGATCCGTGCCGTGATAGCAGGGCTATGGAACGCGGGATTCAGGAAGCAGATCCTCCTGAACGGCCACGGCCAGGAGTACGTAATTCCAAACGCTCTCCACCAGTTTGCCAAGAGGTATCAGGTGCCAGCGATCCTTGTGAACGTGAACTGGCCGACGGTGATTCCGAACTACCTCAAGGATAAGCAACACGGAGGGCCGTTCGAGACACCATTCAGGCATGCGGACGAAGCTGAGACATCATACTCCCTTGCTCTGTTCCCGGAGATGATCAGGCAAGAGGATGCGGTGGACACCACTCCCCGAGGGTTCATGCCTCCTGAACATACCGACGTCGGAGGCGACATCATGCACCGGCCGATTCCCGGGCATTGCCAGGTCGGGTTCGGCGGCATCGAAGTCATCATGTATCCGGAGGGGGTCATCGGGAGGCCCACCCTGGCTGATGCGGAAAAGGCACGGCCAGGCCTCGAGACTCTCCTTGATTACCTTGTGAAGCTCCATGACGATATCCTGGCCAAGTTCCCTCCAGGTGTTCTTCCCCCTGCGGAGCTGGTCACCCAAAGGCCTAAGGAAGAGGTTGAAGCGCTCTTGAAAGGGCCGTTCAACGGTGGGAGACATCTCTACACCGTTGGGTGGCCAACTTGA